One genomic region from Reichenbachiella ulvae encodes:
- a CDS encoding hybrid sensor histidine kinase/response regulator transcription factor, whose protein sequence is MKRLLTIFILGLLPLIHSEAKDINYYFRHITAEDGLAHTDATDLVQDRFGFVWIATFGGLQRYDGNGLQLFWNDENQLNAVFNNRIKGLHLGENDLLWLSTEGGVKLFDTKINQFIRLKSNGRAASDLLSSSCRDIVQGTDGAIYALLESGLYRMSIQGDVLKTFTPLYNIDLRQSYIGEIIEVNGDLWVVHTSGVLMVKKNRLNERNGAVKIELSDRRTEKSFFAFHSITQVDDSTLLFGCNNGFIEVNLAQSFGNGKILGNYHKLSLDPSTGQYIDVTKIICYDKNEYWIGTNEGLISVKSVNGEYQESYYQNSEYDKNSLTSNHINSLWIDDMDHLWITTFSGGVNFINLNQKQFSILNRDPSQLENTLAENFVRAITSDAAGNMWLGTWSKGLNKYNPKTNTYTLYSKESKDFSQDKIRALEIDHEGRLWVGTNQGLYVKRPYVDDFIPINYSNSDIQGSSFYCLGVDYFGQVWAGSWNGKGLNRINYINEKALKVEVFNTSNSSICSDKITYIYADPNYPQVFIGTNQGMNHILLNDDGQVKSVFQYKGYEGDRTSLSSNFVWPIVKTNDSTLWVGTLGGGLNKLIIKGDGRYRAKHFGPDEGAPSSDIESLELDKNGNLWLGTKGLSKFNPETETFTNYDYNDGLQGNSFKIGSSYAAPDGTLYFGGINGVSYFNPDSITKSSFAPEVVFTDLYINGQKIAPNDSLNENTLLSKNIYLTDKLILNYDQNNVSISFSSMQYSNPQKSRYKYMLKGVDRDWNITQNAGENTAAYQNLDHGSYEFAVVGSNGDGVWGEKVSSVLIEVTPPIWKTFWAKVIYFIIITGALVFVFYSQRRWLKLKRDLEFTILEEQKMEEIHKMRMKFFTNISHEFRTPLTLILNPIEMLMSKSVQNETMDKLHKTIFNNANRLLSLINELMDFRKAETGAQEIKVANDDIHAVLNNITSGFDNLADKKNINYQTRIRLAEVDDFWFDQGVIEKIVLNLISNAFRYTENGSISIEAGTDPLMIQSTLQNHFAVQSEERFNEYLYIKVSDTGIGITNASIKNIFDRYFRISDDNSQHLGSGVGLALVRSLVLLHKGDVIVRSERRVGSEFVVCLPLGKEPYSTEEIIDSSLVKKLDHVITREESIDFQEEDQYEDENGIDESKTRVLLVEDNQELLSFLKDCFNETYHIMSASNGEEALGKVHETAPDIIISDIMMPVMDGLTFCQTLKSDINYSHIPVVLLTAKSADESKIKGVETGADAYLTKPFNLTLLQKTVENILDNRNKLKDRYRNDTFIEEREMVSNKKDQEFMDQLIEIVNVKMNDPAFDIDHLCLEMGNSRTKLYNKIKSLTGLSVGEFIRRMRMKKSAEILLKEQISVSEVMVKVGIQSQSYFTKTFKKEFGVTPAQYKNSVEKEGETVN, encoded by the coding sequence ATGAAAAGACTACTTACAATATTTATACTAGGATTATTGCCTCTGATTCATTCTGAGGCAAAGGATATCAATTATTATTTTAGACACATCACCGCCGAAGATGGGTTGGCTCATACGGATGCAACTGATTTAGTTCAGGACAGGTTTGGGTTTGTTTGGATTGCTACCTTCGGTGGCTTGCAGCGATATGATGGTAATGGCCTGCAATTGTTTTGGAATGATGAAAATCAATTAAATGCCGTCTTTAATAATCGTATCAAAGGACTTCATCTTGGTGAGAATGATTTGCTGTGGTTGTCCACAGAAGGTGGGGTTAAATTATTTGATACAAAAATCAATCAATTTATTAGACTTAAATCAAATGGCAGGGCTGCCAGCGACCTGCTTTCCAGTTCGTGTAGGGATATTGTGCAAGGGACGGATGGGGCAATTTATGCATTGTTAGAATCTGGACTTTATCGCATGAGTATTCAAGGCGATGTGTTAAAAACATTCACCCCATTGTATAATATTGATTTGAGACAATCCTATATAGGAGAGATTATTGAAGTAAACGGGGATTTGTGGGTTGTTCATACTTCGGGCGTTTTGATGGTTAAGAAGAATCGTCTAAATGAGCGAAATGGAGCAGTAAAAATAGAGTTAAGTGATAGACGAACTGAAAAGAGTTTTTTTGCATTTCATTCCATTACACAAGTAGATGATAGCACTTTGCTTTTTGGTTGTAATAACGGGTTTATTGAGGTAAACCTGGCCCAGTCTTTTGGTAATGGTAAGATTTTGGGTAATTATCACAAATTATCTCTGGATCCATCTACCGGCCAGTATATTGATGTGACAAAGATTATTTGCTATGACAAAAATGAGTATTGGATTGGTACCAATGAAGGTTTAATTTCTGTCAAGAGTGTTAACGGAGAATATCAAGAGTCTTATTATCAAAATTCGGAATATGATAAAAATTCACTCACCTCCAATCATATCAATTCACTTTGGATAGACGATATGGATCATCTTTGGATTACTACCTTCAGCGGTGGAGTTAATTTTATTAATCTTAATCAGAAACAATTTTCCATATTGAATAGGGATCCTTCTCAATTAGAAAATACTTTGGCTGAAAATTTTGTACGCGCTATTACAAGCGATGCTGCGGGGAATATGTGGCTTGGAACCTGGTCCAAGGGGCTAAATAAGTACAATCCGAAGACCAATACTTATACACTCTATTCCAAGGAGAGTAAGGACTTTTCACAAGACAAAATCAGAGCACTTGAAATTGATCATGAAGGCCGCTTATGGGTAGGTACTAATCAGGGACTTTATGTGAAACGACCCTATGTTGATGATTTTATTCCTATCAACTATAGTAATTCCGACATACAAGGGTCATCTTTTTACTGCTTAGGGGTTGATTATTTTGGACAGGTATGGGCTGGAAGTTGGAATGGAAAAGGATTGAATAGAATTAACTATATCAATGAAAAGGCATTAAAGGTTGAGGTTTTCAATACCTCTAATAGCAGCATTTGTTCAGATAAAATTACCTATATCTATGCAGACCCTAACTACCCTCAAGTTTTTATTGGGACGAATCAAGGTATGAATCACATTTTGTTAAATGATGATGGCCAAGTGAAGAGTGTCTTTCAATACAAGGGGTATGAAGGGGATAGGACGTCTTTGAGCTCTAATTTTGTTTGGCCAATAGTTAAGACCAATGATTCTACATTATGGGTTGGAACCCTAGGTGGTGGGCTCAATAAGCTGATCATCAAAGGTGACGGTAGGTATAGAGCTAAACATTTTGGGCCGGATGAAGGAGCCCCTTCTAGTGATATTGAGTCTCTGGAGTTAGATAAAAATGGGAATCTTTGGTTAGGTACTAAAGGGCTTTCCAAGTTCAATCCAGAGACAGAGACCTTTACTAATTATGATTACAATGATGGACTGCAAGGCAATAGCTTCAAAATAGGATCATCTTATGCTGCACCAGATGGTACGTTATATTTTGGAGGAATCAATGGTGTAAGTTATTTCAATCCAGATAGTATCACTAAAAGCAGTTTTGCACCAGAAGTAGTTTTTACAGATCTCTATATCAATGGACAGAAGATTGCTCCTAATGATTCTTTGAATGAAAATACATTATTATCTAAAAATATCTATTTAACAGATAAGCTGATATTGAATTATGATCAGAACAATGTGAGTATTTCATTTTCTTCCATGCAATATTCTAACCCTCAAAAGTCAAGGTATAAGTACATGCTAAAGGGTGTCGATAGGGATTGGAACATTACACAAAATGCAGGTGAAAATACTGCAGCTTATCAAAACTTGGATCATGGAAGTTATGAATTTGCGGTAGTAGGATCAAATGGAGATGGAGTCTGGGGCGAGAAGGTTTCATCGGTTTTAATTGAAGTTACTCCTCCCATTTGGAAGACGTTTTGGGCTAAAGTCATCTATTTTATAATTATTACAGGTGCATTGGTATTTGTGTTTTACTCCCAGAGGAGATGGCTAAAACTAAAACGGGATTTGGAGTTTACTATACTTGAAGAACAAAAGATGGAAGAGATTCATAAAATGAGAATGAAATTCTTTACTAATATTTCTCATGAATTTCGAACTCCCTTGACGTTGATTCTGAATCCAATTGAAATGCTAATGTCCAAGTCCGTGCAAAATGAGACTATGGATAAGTTGCATAAAACGATATTCAATAATGCCAATCGACTTTTGAGCCTAATTAATGAGCTGATGGATTTCAGGAAAGCGGAAACCGGTGCTCAAGAGATCAAAGTGGCTAATGATGACATCCATGCAGTATTGAACAATATTACCTCTGGTTTTGATAACCTAGCTGATAAGAAAAATATTAACTATCAAACAAGAATTCGATTGGCGGAGGTTGATGATTTTTGGTTCGACCAGGGAGTGATAGAAAAAATTGTACTTAACCTGATCTCCAATGCTTTTAGATATACGGAAAATGGAAGCATATCAATCGAGGCAGGTACTGATCCTCTAATGATCCAAAGTACGCTACAGAATCATTTTGCAGTCCAGTCGGAAGAGAGATTTAACGAGTATCTTTATATTAAAGTCAGTGATACTGGTATTGGAATTACTAATGCCTCCATCAAGAATATTTTTGATCGATATTTTAGGATTTCTGATGATAATAGTCAGCATTTGGGGTCAGGTGTTGGTCTAGCATTGGTTAGAAGCTTGGTTTTACTTCATAAAGGAGATGTGATTGTGAGGAGTGAACGAAGAGTAGGGAGTGAATTTGTAGTTTGCCTACCATTAGGTAAAGAACCATATAGCACCGAAGAGATCATCGATAGTAGTCTAGTTAAAAAATTAGATCATGTCATAACTCGAGAAGAATCCATCGATTTTCAGGAAGAGGACCAATATGAGGATGAAAATGGGATTGATGAAAGCAAAACTAGAGTGCTCCTAGTAGAAGACAATCAAGAGTTGCTGTCCTTTCTCAAGGATTGTTTCAATGAAACATATCATATAATGAGTGCTTCTAATGGGGAAGAGGCCTTAGGTAAAGTACACGAAACAGCACCTGATATTATCATTAGCGATATCATGATGCCGGTCATGGATGGTTTGACCTTTTGCCAAACACTCAAGTCAGATATTAATTATTCTCACATTCCAGTCGTCTTGTTAACGGCAAAGTCTGCTGATGAGAGCAAGATAAAAGGGGTGGAAACGGGTGCAGATGCTTATTTAACGAAACCGTTCAATTTAACCCTGCTCCAGAAAACAGTAGAAAACATCTTAGATAATCGTAACAAACTAAAAGATCGATATCGAAACGATACGTTCATTGAGGAGCGAGAGATGGTCAGTAACAAGAAGGATCAGGAGTTTATGGATCAATTGATTGAGATTGTTAACGTCAAGATGAATGATCCAGCCTTTGATATTGATCACTTATGTCTCGAAATGGGTAATAGCCGAACCAAACTCTATAACAAAATCAAGAGTTTGACTGGTTTGTCTGTAGGGGAATTTATCAGAAGAATGAGGATGAAAAAGTCTGCTGAAATCCTACTTAAAGAACAAATATCAGTATCCGAAGTAATGGTAAAGGTTGGGATTCAAAGTCAATCCTATTTCACCAAAACTTTTAAGAAAGAGTTTGGGGTGACACCAGCCCAATATAAAAATTCGGTGGAGAAGGAAGGAGAAACTGTTAATTAG
- a CDS encoding glycoside hydrolase family 27 protein: protein MKKIFMQSMVLLIAIAVFSQCDQANGSEGEAKDEKRGFSINELAPKPPLGWNSFDAWDCRIDESTFKETVDVMYEKLKPFGWEYAVIDYIWWHPNPGHWNTAENHYRRIGHPNIRFKEDGSLLNPDNTRMDEFGRLIPAVERFPSADGGKGFKDVADYVHDKGLKFGIHIMRGVHIGAVNQKLKIKGTEYTMDQIAEPWDTCRWNNHMYGVDATKPGAQEYYNSLFELYAQWGVDYVKVDDIAYPDFHGGEVALIKNAIENCGRPMVLSLSPGEALLGEANFLKDHANMWRISADFWDEWDHLRHSFDLLNSWSAHTGPGSWPDADMIPFGKISIDDRPHGPERMSMFTQNEHYTLMSLWAIARSPMMIGSDLLSTPDSILAFYQNEDVMYVNQYSENGHQARNEGDQIVWVADDQKSNDKFIALFNVSDKVQDVFFDLEWEMIRGKFEVKDLWTNKDIQLVKDRIKVELGPHEGTLLRVSEMK, encoded by the coding sequence ATGAAAAAGATTTTTATGCAAAGTATGGTTCTCTTGATAGCCATAGCAGTATTCAGCCAATGTGATCAGGCGAATGGTTCCGAAGGAGAGGCAAAAGATGAAAAACGAGGGTTTTCTATCAATGAATTGGCCCCTAAACCTCCCTTGGGATGGAATAGCTTCGATGCTTGGGATTGTCGAATCGATGAGTCAACTTTCAAAGAGACGGTCGATGTAATGTATGAAAAATTGAAACCTTTTGGCTGGGAATACGCCGTGATTGATTATATCTGGTGGCACCCAAATCCGGGCCACTGGAATACGGCTGAAAATCATTATCGAAGAATCGGTCATCCTAATATTAGGTTCAAAGAGGACGGCTCTCTTTTAAATCCTGACAACACGAGAATGGATGAATTTGGCCGATTGATTCCGGCAGTAGAACGTTTTCCAAGTGCTGATGGAGGCAAGGGATTCAAGGATGTAGCTGATTATGTTCATGATAAAGGGTTGAAATTTGGTATTCACATTATGCGCGGGGTACACATTGGTGCCGTCAATCAGAAATTAAAAATCAAGGGTACAGAGTATACTATGGATCAGATAGCTGAACCTTGGGATACTTGTAGATGGAACAATCACATGTATGGTGTTGATGCTACTAAGCCGGGTGCTCAGGAATACTACAATTCTTTGTTTGAGTTGTATGCTCAATGGGGCGTCGATTATGTGAAGGTTGATGATATTGCCTATCCTGATTTTCATGGGGGAGAAGTGGCCTTGATAAAAAATGCAATTGAGAATTGTGGAAGACCAATGGTGTTGAGTTTGTCTCCAGGTGAGGCTCTCTTAGGAGAAGCCAATTTCTTAAAGGATCATGCCAATATGTGGCGTATTTCTGCAGACTTCTGGGATGAATGGGATCATCTTAGACATAGTTTCGATTTACTTAATAGCTGGTCAGCTCATACAGGACCTGGAAGCTGGCCAGATGCAGATATGATTCCTTTTGGAAAAATATCGATTGATGATAGACCTCATGGGCCAGAGCGTATGTCAATGTTTACTCAAAACGAGCATTATACATTAATGTCCCTTTGGGCCATTGCCAGATCTCCTATGATGATAGGTTCAGATTTACTCTCAACTCCCGATTCTATATTAGCATTTTATCAAAACGAAGACGTGATGTACGTGAATCAATATAGTGAAAACGGTCATCAAGCTAGAAATGAAGGGGATCAGATCGTTTGGGTTGCGGATGATCAGAAAAGTAACGACAAGTTTATCGCTCTTTTTAATGTCTCAGATAAAGTACAGGATGTTTTCTTTGATCTGGAATGGGAAATGATACGAGGAAAGTTTGAAGTCAAGGATTTGTGGACGAATAAAGACATTCAATTAGTCAAGGATCGAATTAAGGTCGAGCTTGGTCCGCATGAAGGTACCTTGTTGAGGGTGTCCGAAATGAAATAA